In a single window of the Rhodamnia argentea isolate NSW1041297 chromosome 2, ASM2092103v1, whole genome shotgun sequence genome:
- the LOC115752699 gene encoding pheromone-processing carboxypeptidase KEX1-like, protein MESVYGSNANLDAGVAPKVGTFVIEAALLVQRTACLLLLLVVVLQHGGDSVFMIIDSDRRFTAADFVGVKEPLPENEDTGDMASQEPGDKGDGEGDGDKDDDEGEGDSDDDVEGSDDDYSETDSDEESDDDDDDDDDDDDEDEEEDDEDDEDEDEEDDEDEDAQSQPPSKKKK, encoded by the exons ATGGAGAGTGTTTACGGTAGCAACGCCAATCTCGACGCTGGGGTGGCACCAAAGGTGGGAACTTTCGTGATCGAAGCTGCCCTGCTGGTTCAGAGGACCGCTTGCTTGCTCCTGCTTCTGGTG GTTGTATTGCAGCATGGCGGTGACTCTGTGTTTATGATAATTGATTCAGATCGAAG GTTCACAGCAGCTGACTTTGTTGGAGTGAAAGAGCCATTGCCAGAGAATGAGGACACTGGTGACATGGCTTCTCAGGAACCTGGGGACAAAGGTGATGGGGAGGGCGACGGTGACAAGGATGACGATGAGGGAGAAGGTGACAGTGATGATGATGTGGAGGGGTCTGATGATGACTATAGCGAGACTGACAGTGATGAGGAaagcgacgacgacgatgacgatgatgatgacgatgacgacgaagatgaggaggaggacgatgaggacgatgaagatgaggatgaagaagatgacgaggACGAAGATGCGCAATCTCAGCCACCttccaaaaagaagaagtga
- the LOC115752768 gene encoding LOW QUALITY PROTEIN: pyrophosphate-energized vacuolar membrane proton pump (The sequence of the model RefSeq protein was modified relative to this genomic sequence to represent the inferred CDS: deleted 2 bases in 1 codon), translating to MALLSALATEIFIPAGAVVGIVFSLVQWFLVSRVKLTPEQRALPDDSDDRKNGFSDGLIEEEESINEHIVLSRCGEIQRAISEGATSFLFTEYQYVGVFMIAFAMLIFLFLGSVEGFSTKSQPCTYDPSRMCKPALYTAIFSTVSFLLGGFTSILSGYLGMKIATYANARTTLEARKALGKHLLPHSGLVVMGFLLASNGLLVLFVTINLFKLYYGDDWEGLFEAITGYGLGGSSMALFGRVGGGIYTKAADVGADLVGKVERNIPEDDPRNPAVIADNVGDNVGDIAGMGSDLFGSYAESSCAALVVASISSFGINHDFTAMCYPLLISSVGILVCLLTTLFATDFFEIKSVKEIEPALKRQLIISTALMTVGIAIVTWIALPSSFTIFNFGEQKVVKNWQIFLCVSVGLWAGLIIGFVTEYFTSNAYSPVQDVADSCRTGAATNVIFGLALGYKSVIIPIFAIAISIYVSFSFAAMYGIAVAALGMLSTIATGLAIDAYGPISDNAGGIAEMAGMSHRIRERTDALDAAGNTTAAIGKGFAIGSAALVSLALFGAFVSRAAISTVDVLSPRVFIGLMVGAMLPYWFSAMTMKSVGSAALKMVEEVRRQFNTIPGLLEGHAKPDYATCVKISTDASIREMIPPGALVILTPLIVGTFFGVETLSGVLAGALVSGVQIAISASNTGGAWDNAKKYIEAGASEHARALGPKGSEPHKAAVIGDTIGDPLKDTSGPSLNILIKLMAVESLVFAPFFATHGGLLFKIF from the exons ATGGCTTTGCTCTCTGCACTGGCGACGGAGATATTCATCCCTGCCGGCGCCGTCGTTGGGATAGTATTCTCTCTGGTCCAGTGGTTCCTGGTCTCGCGCGTCAAGCTCACGCCGGAGCAGCGCGCATTGCCCGACGACAGCGACGACAGGAAGAATGGCTTCAGCGACGGcctcattgaagaagaagagagcatCAACGAGCACATCGTACTCTCCAGGTGCGGCGAAATACAGCGCGCCATATCGGAAG GTGCGACATCTTTTCTATTTACCGAGTATCAGTATGTTGGAGTTTTCATGATTGCCTTTGCAATGTTGATCTTCCTGTTTCTTGGTTCTGTTGAGGGCTTCAGTACTAAGAGCCAGCCTTGCACTTATGACCCATCAAGGATGTGCAAGCCTGCGCTTTACACTGCCATCTTCAGTACAGTATCGTTCTTGCTTGGTGGTTTCACCTCAATCCTATCTGGCTACCTTGGAATGAAGATCGCGACTTATGCTAATGCAAGGACGACTTTGGAAGCAAGAAAGGCGTTGGGAAAGCATTTATTACCGCATTCAGGTCTGGTG GTAATGGGCTTTCTACTTGCTTCCAATGGTCTTTTGGTACTTTTTGTCACCATCAATCTCTTCAAGTTGTATTATGGAGATGATTGGGAAGGTCTTTTTGAGGCTATTACTGGCTATGGTCTTGGTGGATCTTCCATGGCTCTATTTGGAAGAGTTGGTGGTGGCATTTACACCAAGGCTGCCGATGTTGGAGCTGATCTTGTTGGGAAGGTTGAGAGAAACATACCTGAAGATGATCCAAGAAACCCAGCT GTAATTGCTGACAATGTTGGTGATAACGTTGGAGATATTGCTGGAATGGGGTCTGATCTTTTTGGCTCATATGCTGAATCTTCCTGTGCTGCACTTGTTGTTGCGTCCATCTCCTCTTTTGGGATTAACCACGACTTCACTGCAATGTGCTATCCCCTGTTAATTAGTTCTGTAGGCATCCTTGTCTGCTTGCTCACGACACTCTTTGCCACTGACTTTTTTGAAATTAAGTCTGTGAAAGAAATTGAGCCGGCATTGAAGAGGCAACTCATCATCTCGACTGCCTTAATGACTGTGGGAATTGCTATAGTCACTTGGATTGCACTTCCATCATCTTTCACTATTTTCAACTTTGGGGAACAGAAAGTTGTGAAGAATTG GCAAATATTCTTGTGCGTCAGTGTTGGCCTTTGGGCTGGACTGATAATTGGGTTTGTTACCGAATATTTCACCAGCAATGCCTACAG TCCTGTCCAAGATGTTGCTGATTCCTGCAGAACTGGAGCAGCTACCAATGTTATCTTCGGTCTTGCCTTGGGATATAAATCCGTTATTATTCCGATTTTTGCGATTGCAATAAGCATCTATGTTAGTTTCAGTTTTGCTGCGATGTACGGTATTGCAGTGGCTGCTCTGGGAATGCTGAGTACTATTGCTACTGGATTAGCCATCGATGCTTATGGTCCTATAAGCGACAATGCTGGAGGTATTGCCGAGATGGCTGGAATGAGTCACCGAATTCGTGAGAGAACCGATGCTCTCGATGCTGCCGGGAACACAACTGCTGCAATTGGAAAA GGATTTGCCATTGGATCGGCAGCTCTCGTGTCTCTGGCCCTGTTTGGAGCTTTTGTGAGCCGTGCAGCAATTTCTACTGTTGATGTCTTGAGCCCAAGGGTTTTCATTGGTCTGATGGTGGGTGCAATGCTTCCTTACTGGTTTTCTGCTATGACCATGAAGAGTGTCGGAAGCGCAGCGCTGAAGATGGTTGAGGAGGTTCGCAGACAGTTCAACACCATCCCTGGCCTCCTGGAGGGCCATGCAAAACCTGACTATGCTACTTGCGTCAAAATCTCCACTGATGCGTCAATCAGAGAGATGATTCCACCCGGTGCCCTCGTCATACTTACCCCACTCATTGTAGGGACCTTTTTTGGTGTGGAAACTTTGTCTGGTGTTCTTGCTGGTGCTCTTGTTTCTGGTGTtcag ATAGCAATATCCGCATCAAATACAGGCGGTGCGTGGGACAATGCCAAGAAGTATATTGAG GCCGGTGCTTCCGAGCATGCAAGGGCTCTCGGTCCAAAGGGGTCAGAGCCGCACAAGGCAGCCGTTATTGGAGATACCATTGGTGACCCTCTTAAAGATACCTCAGGCCCATCTCTGAACATCCTCATCAAGCTTATGGCAGTGGAGTCACTCGTGTTTGCACCCTTCTTTGCCACTCATGGCGGCCTCCTTTTCAAGATTTTCTGA
- the LOC115752698 gene encoding calcineurin subunit B gives MGNASSMLTQYDIEEVQDHCNNLFSQQEIVSLYERFCQLDRNAKGFISADEFLSVPEFAMNPLSQRLLKMVDGLNFKDFVAFLSAFSAKASKQQKIELIFKVYDSDCNGKVSFNDVLEVLRDLSGPFMSDEQREQVLVQVLKEAGYTRESYLLLDDFVKVFGNSDLKMEVEVPVD, from the exons ATGGGGAATGCGTCGTCCATGCTGACTCAGTATGATATTGAAGAAGTTCAAGACCACTGTAATAATCTTT TTTCCCAGCAAGAGATTGTGTCGTTGTACGAGAGATTTTGCCAACTTGATCGGAATGCAAAAGGGTTTATCTCGGCGGATGAATTCTTATCGGTTCCGGAGTTTGCAATGAATCCACTTTCTCAG AGGCTGCTTAAGATGGTGGATGGCTTGAACTTTAAGGATTTTGTGGCATTCTTGTCTGCTTTTAGTGCCAAAGCTAGCAAACAGCAGAAGATTGAAT TGATTTTCAAAGTGTATGATTCAGACTGTAATGGAAAGGTGTCTTTCAATGACGTTTTGGAAGTTTTGCGGGATTTGTCGGGTCCATTTATGTCAGATGAACAAAGAGAG CAAGTCTTGGTTCAAGTGTTGAAGGAAGCTGGTTACACAAGGGAATCCTATTTATTGTTGGATGACTTCGTTAAG GTTTTTGGAAACTCTGATCTAAAAATGGAGGTCGAAGTACCAGTTGACTGA
- the LOC115752697 gene encoding protein SRG1-like, whose protein sequence is MAEAADLLPPAEVLLSKRVQEMVINQEEPPHLYICRKSGEAADEEKGGDDSSDPLSQFPLVDLSIVLSSSSPQSERDGELQKLRSALSSWGCFLATGHGIPSSFLDEIVRVTREFFNQPMEEKRKLEKGVEEFQGYGADPVPAKGQPLDWSDRLFLDVYPEDQRQPKFWPENPPSFRDVLQEYTVKMRMMTEAVSKAMAKSLDLQEDCFLNQFGEKGPLQARFNYYSRCPKPDLILGLKPHADGSGYTIILQDVEGLQVLKGDKWFTVPTMSGALLVLMGDQMEVMTNGVFKSPVHRVLSSSERDRISVAVFYTPEANKEIGPEEALISEERPKAYKTVKDYADVHWDYYQQGLRAIHVAKV, encoded by the exons ATGGCTGAAGCTGCCGACTTGCTCCCGCCGGCGGAGGTCTTGCTTTCCAAGCGTGTGCAAGAAATGGTGATCAACCAAGAAGAGCCGCCCCATCTCTACATCTGCAGGAAAAGTGGTGAAGCGGCAGACGAAGAGAAAGGAGGAGATGATTCTTCCGATCCGCTATCTCAATTTCCTCTGGTAGACCTTTCCATCGTGTTGTCATCTTCATCTCCACAGTCGGAACGCGATGGAGAGCTACAGAAGCTCAGATCAGCACTTTCCTCATGGGGCTGCTTCCTG GCAACAGGCCATGGAATCCCAAGTTCTTTCCTGGATGAAATAGTTCGAGTCACCCGGGAATTTTTCAATCAACCGATGGAAGAGAAGAGGAAACTTGAGAAAGGAGTGGAGGAGTTTCAAGGGTATGGCGCCGATCCTGTTCCCGCTAAAGGCCAGCCCCTGGACTGGTCCGACCGACTTTTCCTCGATGTATATCCAGAGGATCAGAGGCAGCCGAAGTTCTGGCCAGAAAATCCACCTTCTTTCAG AGATGTTCTACAAGAGTACACTGtgaagatgaggatgatgaCAGAAGCCGTCTCAAAGGCCATGGCAAAGTCACTGGACTTACAAGAGGACTGCTTCCTAAATCAGTTTGGCGAAAAGGGGCCTCTGCAGGCGAGATTCAACTACTATTCCCGGTGTCCGAAACCCGATCTCATCCTTGGCTTGAAACCGCATGCAGATGGATCGGGGTACACCATAATCTTGCAAGACGTTGAAGGTCTTCAGGTTCTCAAAGGCGACAAGTGGTTCACCGTACCAACAATGTCTGGTGCTCTTCTTGTCCTCATGGGTGATCAAATGGAG GTAATGACCAACGGAGTGTTCAAGAGCCCAGTGCACAGGGTGCTCAGCAGTTCAGAGAGAGACAGAATCTCTGTGGCTGTTTTCTACACACCAGAAGCCAACAAAGAGATAGGACCAGAAGAGGCTTTGATCAGCGAGGAAAGACCAAAAGCTTACAAGACAGTGAAAGACTACGCCGATGTGCACTGGGACTACTACCAACAAGGCTTGAGAGCCATTCATGTAGCTAAAGTTTAG